DNA from Thermococcus sp. LS1:
TATAAAGCTCGCAATGGAGCTCATGAAGAGTCACCCCAAAGTCCTCAATGAGCCAGAGCCAAGCGTCGTCATAACTGCTCTGGCCGATTCATCCATAAACCTTCAGCTCAGGGCCTGGACCAAGACCGAGGACTACTGGGAAGTGAAGGGGGACTTAACCAGGGGCATCTATGAACTCTACACCAGAGAGGGCATCGAAATACCGTTTCCGCAAGTGGATGTCCATATCAGGGAGATGGCAGGATGAGGGCTTTTGTTTTTCCCACTAAAGAAAGTTTTTTGAACTTTGCCGTCAGGTTTCAATATTGCAAAAGCTTTGTTACAGAGTGAGACAAGATGGTGGTTGGAGGAATAACCGGCCTGGAAGGAACTGGCAAAACTGCCCTTACCGTGAATATAGGCACATGTCTGGCTATGCAGGGGATCCGGACCCTTCTGGTTGATGCGGATCTGTATTTTCCTAACCTGAGCTTTCATCTTGGAATAAATCCAAAGTACACAGTACATTCCTACCTCAAGGATCATGAGATGGATATGGAGTGGCTGATATACCCTCACAGGGGCATCAAAAACCTCTACATCATACCAGGCGATCCGAATGAGGAGATACACCACCAGCTCTCGTTCAAAGCACTTACCGGCTTGGTTGAGTACTTTAAGGAGTATTACGGGACAGTTTTGATCGACTTTCCATCGGGTCTGCCGATAGCCGCCCGGCCCTAATTGGCGAGCTGGATTACCAGATACTCGTAATAGACCCCAGTACCGTTCCCCTCAGAAATCTCCGGGACTGGGTGGAGTCGATAGTGAGAAAGTTCCTCCACCTGGGACATCCAAACCTTTGGGTCGTGCTTAATAAACCGCTGATTCCTGAGAAGGCCCTCCTCTCCCTCGAGAGGTTTATAGCTAATGAGCTCGAAGTGCCCCTGCTGGGAACAATACCCTATGATCCGCTCATACTGGAAAGCACTTACGCCGGCACTCCGGTATGTGAGTGGGGCGATGATCTGGGAGTGATAACAGAGATAGCCTACACAATTGAAGAACTTTTCGTTTAATGCCCCGAAATCCTCATAAAGTTTGTTTTCCTCCCAGTTCTTGGTGATTCTGATGAAGAAGATAGGCATAATAGGCGGAATGACGCCGGAATCGACCTGCTACTACTACCACAAATACATCGAGATAAGCCGCGAGAAGTTTGGGAAGCACTTCTATCCGGAACTCATAATCTACTCCATAAACTTCAAGGAGTTCTTCGAGAATCCCGAAGGCTGGGAGGGGAGGAAGAAGATCCTAATCAACGCCGCCAAAGCCCTAGAGAGGGCAGGAGCGGAGATAATAGCGATGTCTGCAAACACTCCTCACAAAGTCTTCCCCGACATTCAGAAAGAAGTAAACGTCCCGATGGTGAGCATAATAAAGGCAGTTGCTGAAGAAATCAAGAGGAGAGGGATAAAGCGCGTTCTCCTCCTCGGAACTAAAACAACCATGAGCTCCGACTTCTACGTCAACGCGCTCCGCGAGGAGGGCTTTGAAGTCGTGGTTCCAAGCGAGGAGGAGCAGGAGAGGCTCAACTCGATAATTTTCAACGAGCTGGCCTTCGAGAACTTCAGGAACAAGCCCTGGATAGTCGAACTAATCGAGAGGTATGCGAGGGAAGAGAAAGTCGAAGGAGTAATCCTTGGCTGCACGGAGCTTCCTCTGGCCATAAAGGCCGGAGACGTTAGCATTGAGGTCTTCGATACGGCCGAAATCCACATGAGGAAGCTCATAGAGCTGGCGAGCGAGTGATTTTTATACCCTTTTCTTCCCCCTTCGTTGGGTGAAAAGCTATGGAGATTCGCGAGTTCCAAGAAATGATAAGGGAGATTTACTTTCATAAGGACTCGAAGCGCGGAGTGGATAAAACGTTCCTCTGGTTCGTGGAAGAGATTGGCGAGTTAGCGGAGGCGATAAGGAAGAAGGACAGGGAGGCAATGGAGGAGGAATTTGCCGACGTCTTGGCGTGGCTTTCAAGTTTAGCAAACCTCGTTGGCGTTGATTTGGAGGAAGCGGCGAAGAAGAAATACCCGGGCGTTTGCCCCTACTGCGGAAAGAAGCCCTGTGAGTGCCAGGAGAAGTTTTAGAGGTTTTCCTTCTTTTCGAGGAAGACCAGAGAACTCAACCCCAAAAAGAACACCGATGCGAGGACTATCCCACGCATTATGCCCACATAATCAAAGAGCCACCCAAGGACAGCGTTGAGGACTCCATTAGTGGTAGCCGCCATGAGGGAGTAAAGGGAACCAACAGTGGCCCTTTTCTCATCGGGGATCGCCTTCTGAAACCTTCCCTGCCACTCCTTGAAAGCCTGGGCGAATATAAACGTTTCAAGAACCAGCGTGATGAACCCGAACCAGCCGCTCAGTCCCGCGAGAAGTGAGAGGAACGGAAGAAGAATCCCAGCATAGAGGTACAGCCTCTCCCTCACTTTATCCCCTACGTCGATGTACCATGAAATGCTGTTGATGGTCATGTGAAGTGCCACAACACCCGAAACGGCGAGAACGGACGCGAGGAATCCATAGAAGTAGAGCTGCATGAAGGCCGTGAAGAGGGTCACGGGAAGGCCAATGATGTTTGCATAGATGAAAAGCCAGAGAACTTCGCGGGAGTTCCAGACGAACCTGATGCTCTCAAGAAGGTGGTGACCGTATGGAAGCCCGCTTCTCACGGTGTCCTTTGGAATCGTGGCGAGTATTAAGAGCGAAGTCAGGACAAAGGGAAGGCTCAGGATTATTGGAAGCCTCATACTGCCAGCAAAGTCCGCAAGGATGCCCCCTGTAAGAGTTCCAACGAAACCGCCGGCCATTTCAAAGGATCTCAGTCTTCCGTAAACTCTTGGATATTCATCTGCCCTTTCCTCTCTCTTTAAAAGCTCATAGAGCCAGCCTGTTTCTGCACCAGTGGTAAAGGCCGTTGAGAGGGCGCCTATGATAGTGGCAAGAAATACGTCAGCAAAAGAATTAGCAAAATAGAGCAGGGGAAGAGAGGCAAGAAAAAGGGCCCTCGCCACCAGAACACTCGTCTTCTTTGAAATCTTGTCCGCCACCACTCCAGTCGGAACTTCGAGGAAGGCCACAAGGAGGAGAGAAATCGCCGCCAGCAGGCCAATCTGTCCCTTGGATAAACCTAAGCTCTGGAGGTAGACCTGATAGAAGCCCGCATAAAGGGCAATGTAGAGGAAGCCCGCGAGGTAGAAGCGTTTAATGTAGTCCATTGCCACCCTCCGTGATTTTATACTCCTAAAAGTACGCATAACAGACCGAAGATTAAAGCCTTTTTTCGACCACCATCGAAGCGGAAAGATTTTTATACCTTTGAACGCACTATTCTATGCAGTAAACCGAGGTGATGTGCATGCATGAACTCGCCGAGTTCGCCGTTGAAAAGGCTTTAGAGCTCGGGGCGAGCTATGCCGAGGCTCGCTTCGAGGAGAAGAACGGCACTTCTCTGGCAATGAAGAACGGCAATCCCGAAGGCCTTGAGGTCATCTCAGACAGGGGAATTGGCGTGAGGGTTCTGGTCGATGGGGGCATGGGATTTGCCTCGACGAACGTCCTCACTAAGGAAAGCGTTGCCGAGGCGGTTAAAAAAGCCCTCAAGCTCGCTAAAGCAGCTGCGAAGGTAAGGAATGAGCCTATTCGCTTTAGCGATGAAGACTTCCATGAGGTTTACTATGAAGTCAAGATGAGGAAGGACTTCCGCGACGTTTCGGTGGAGGAAAAACTTGAGCTCCTGAAAAAAGTTGAGGAGGATGTTTTGGAGGCTGGTGCACAGACACCGATGCGCTTCCTCCGGTACTCTGACCAGATCTGGCACAAGATATTCATGAACAGCGAAGGTGCACTCGTTGAGAGCGTCATCCCGCGCGTCTCCATGATGTACAACCTCGTTGTCTTCGAGAACGGCCAGATGGAGCAGGCACCTTTCGTGCAGAGGGCCTTCTCAGGTGGACTGGAGCTCATTGAAAAGGATGAGCCTTGGAAGTGGGCGGTTAAAGACGTTTTGGCTCTTCAAAGGCTCATACGCGAGGGTAGGAAACCGCCCGAAGGAAAAGTAGATGTAGTCATAAGCCCAGAGGTAGCTGGCATAGCCGTCCACGAGAGCGTCGGGCATCCCTATGAGGCGGATAGAATATTCGGAAGGGAGGCGGCGCAGGCCGGTGAAAGCTTCGTAAAGCCAGAGATGCTGGGTGAGAGGATTGGAAGCGAAGTTGTCACAGTCATAGAGGATCCGACGATACCCAACAGCTGGGGTTTTTACCTCTACGACGACGAGGGTGTTAAGGCAAGGCCACGCTACCTAATTAAAGATGGGATTATAACCGAGTTCCTCACCAACAGGGAGTATGCAGCAAAGCTCGGCCAGCGCTCCAACGCTTCAGCCAGGGCGATAAACTACAACCGCGAGCCGATAGTGAGAATGGCCAACACCTACCTAGCTCCCGGAGATTACAGCTTCGAGGAGCTGATTGAGGACATAAAGCTCGGCGTCTACATGGTCTCATTCAACGAGTGGAACATAGACGACAGGCGCTACCAGCAGCGCTACATCGGCAGAGAGGCTTATCTCATCGAGAACGGCGAGATAAAGCACCCCGTGAGGAGACCGATTCTTGAGATAACCACCAAGGCACTGTGGAGCAGCGTCGATGCCGTTGGCAAGGAGATTGAATTCTACCCAGGAACCTGCGGCAAGGGCGAGCCTGGCCAGGGCGTTCCGGTCTGGATGGGAGGTGCCCCCGCGAGGCTCAGGGGAATACCGCTGAGGAGGCCGTGAGGTGGTGGAGATGTTTGACGTTAACGAATTCATCCTTAAGAAGGCCAAAGAGCTTGGCTTCGGCGATGTTGTCGTCCTCGGCTACGAGATGGACAGGCGCCAGGTGCGCTTCGCCAACAACGAGATAACCGTCGCCAAGAACTGGCACGAGAGGAAGGTGGAACTCTTCGTCGAGCTTGAGAAGAGGATCGCGGGAACGAGCATCACCGAGCTGAGCGAGGAGAACATCAAGAGGACGCTCAAGGCCCTGCTCTCGACTTTAAAGAACATGGCCCCGAAGGAGGACTACTACGGTATAGCAGAGGGGCCTTTCGAGTACAGAGATATACCCGAGACCTTCGATAAAGCCATAGTCGAGCTCGATGAGCCGAACGAGTACGTTGAGACCGCCATAAACGCGGCCCTCGAGGAGGGGGCTAAGCGTGTCGCCGGTGTTTTATACACTGACCACAACAGGATCTATCTCACCACGAGCAACGGCGTCGAGGCCTTTGACGAGGGAACGGGAATAGAAATAAGCGTTAGAGCCTTCATCGGTGACCTTGAGAGCGGCCACGGCACTAACTCAGTGAGGATCCTCAAGAAGTTCGATCCCGAAAGTGCGGGAAGAAAGGCCGGCGAGATAGCTAAGATGGCACAGAACCCGGAGCAGGGGCCGGAAGGAAAATTCGATGTGATATTTGACCCGCTGGCTTTCGCCAACCTTCTCAGTTATATGAGCTTCATGACATCGGCCTACGCCGCCGAGGCAGGCTTTTCCTTCCTCGTTGGCAAGCTCGGGCAGAAGGTAGCAAACGAGAACGTTACCATCAAGGACGTCGGAAACATGCCCAACGCCTACGGAACCAGAAAGTTCGACGATGAAGGCGTTCCGACGAGAGAAACAACGATAATCGAGAACGGAACCTTCAAAACATTCCTGCTCAACACGAGCCTAGCCAAGAAGTACGGAACCGAAACAACGGCCAACGCAGGACTCGTCATGCCACACGCTTGGAACATCCTGCTTGAGCCCGGAGATTACACCAAAGAGGAGCTCTTCAGTGAGGTCAAGAAGGGCATATACATCACCAACGTCTGGTACACCCGCTTCCAGAACTACGTCGCCGGCGACTTCTCCACCATCCCGAGGGACGGCATCTTCCTGGTAGAGAACGGCGAGCTGAAGCCCATAAGGAACATCCGTGTGAGCGACAACTTCCAGAGAATTCTGGAGAACATCGCTGCCCTCGGAAAGGACATCCACCACATCCACTGGTGGGAGGTTAGAAATCCAGTGTTTACACCCTACGTTCTTGTTAAGGACGTGGGAATAACTAGGGCGACCAAGTGAGGAGGTGCCCCTTAGGGGTGCCAACCTCTTCTTTTCAATTCTCATTCCTTAGATAAGTGTCTGAGCCGGAGCGGATCCCTGAGAGGACCGAGAAGTTGTGCCGCTTTGAAGGCAAAGCCAACCCCGAGCGGTATCAGCGCAAAGAGGAGCCTGGCAGCATTCAGCCCAAGCCTCTGAACCGCAAAGCCGTAGAGGACGTAAAAGGCCGACATGAAGAGTGCCGAGAACATCATGTCGAGGGAGACTATTGTGGCCCTCTTCTCGCTCGGAATCCTGTGCTGGAACTCCACAGAAAAGTTGAATGAGAAGGCGGTGTTCACGAAGGTAGCTCCAAGGGAGGCGAGAACCGCATAGGCGACCAGCATTGGAAAGTTCTGAAGGAATATGAGAAATAGCACTGAGAGGGAAAACAATGCCATGCCTATGAGCACACTCGTCTTCCGGCTCACCTTGTCCGCCACCACACCGGTCGGAACCTCAAAGAGAAAGAAGCCCAGTGCCGAGACTGCACTCACAAGGCCGATCTGGCCGTAGGTAATGCCCTTCGAGAGGTAGTAGATGACCGTGAGGTCCCGATGAAGCTCGTGTTCATGAGGAGGAAGAGAAGCCTGTACCTCCTGAGCAGGTTCATCTCACCACCCGGGATAGGAAGTTGCCCATCTGAAGGATTTAAGGTTTTTGAATGACGCAACGACCATAATCTCCCGCATCAAAGAACCAGAAGTCACGTTACTTTCCAAAATCTCCGGAAAATTGCCCAAATCTGCGTAACAAGATGGGACGGCTGAGAAAACGCTTAAAAACTTCTTCACATATCTTGAAACCGGGTGATAGGAAGATGGAGGTCATAGAGAACTCCCG
Protein-coding regions in this window:
- a CDS encoding MinD/ParA family protein; translation: MVVGGITGLEGTGKTALTVNIGTCLAMQGIRTLLVDADLYFPNLSFHLGINPKYTVHSYLKDHEMDMEWLIYPHRGIKNLYIIPGDPNEEIHHQLSFKALTGLVEYFKEYYGTVLIDFPSGLPIAARP
- a CDS encoding aspartate/glutamate racemase family protein, which codes for MKKIGIIGGMTPESTCYYYHKYIEISREKFGKHFYPELIIYSINFKEFFENPEGWEGRKKILINAAKALERAGAEIIAMSANTPHKVFPDIQKEVNVPMVSIIKAVAEEIKRRGIKRVLLLGTKTTMSSDFYVNALREEGFEVVVPSEEEQERLNSIIFNELAFENFRNKPWIVELIERYAREEKVEGVILGCTELPLAIKAGDVSIEVFDTAEIHMRKLIELASE
- a CDS encoding MazG nucleotide pyrophosphohydrolase domain-containing protein, encoding MEIREFQEMIREIYFHKDSKRGVDKTFLWFVEEIGELAEAIRKKDREAMEEEFADVLAWLSSLANLVGVDLEEAAKKKYPGVCPYCGKKPCECQEKF
- a CDS encoding MFS transporter — translated: MDYIKRFYLAGFLYIALYAGFYQVYLQSLGLSKGQIGLLAAISLLLVAFLEVPTGVVADKISKKTSVLVARALFLASLPLLYFANSFADVFLATIIGALSTAFTTGAETGWLYELLKREERADEYPRVYGRLRSFEMAGGFVGTLTGGILADFAGSMRLPIILSLPFVLTSLLILATIPKDTVRSGLPYGHHLLESIRFVWNSREVLWLFIYANIIGLPVTLFTAFMQLYFYGFLASVLAVSGVVALHMTINSISWYIDVGDKVRERLYLYAGILLPFLSLLAGLSGWFGFITLVLETFIFAQAFKEWQGRFQKAIPDEKRATVGSLYSLMAATTNGVLNAVLGWLFDYVGIMRGIVLASVFFLGLSSLVFLEKKENL
- a CDS encoding TldD/PmbA family protein; protein product: MHELAEFAVEKALELGASYAEARFEEKNGTSLAMKNGNPEGLEVISDRGIGVRVLVDGGMGFASTNVLTKESVAEAVKKALKLAKAAAKVRNEPIRFSDEDFHEVYYEVKMRKDFRDVSVEEKLELLKKVEEDVLEAGAQTPMRFLRYSDQIWHKIFMNSEGALVESVIPRVSMMYNLVVFENGQMEQAPFVQRAFSGGLELIEKDEPWKWAVKDVLALQRLIREGRKPPEGKVDVVISPEVAGIAVHESVGHPYEADRIFGREAAQAGESFVKPEMLGERIGSEVVTVIEDPTIPNSWGFYLYDDEGVKARPRYLIKDGIITEFLTNREYAAKLGQRSNASARAINYNREPIVRMANTYLAPGDYSFEELIEDIKLGVYMVSFNEWNIDDRRYQQRYIGREAYLIENGEIKHPVRRPILEITTKALWSSVDAVGKEIEFYPGTCGKGEPGQGVPVWMGGAPARLRGIPLRRP
- a CDS encoding TldD/PmbA family protein, whose product is MFDVNEFILKKAKELGFGDVVVLGYEMDRRQVRFANNEITVAKNWHERKVELFVELEKRIAGTSITELSEENIKRTLKALLSTLKNMAPKEDYYGIAEGPFEYRDIPETFDKAIVELDEPNEYVETAINAALEEGAKRVAGVLYTDHNRIYLTTSNGVEAFDEGTGIEISVRAFIGDLESGHGTNSVRILKKFDPESAGRKAGEIAKMAQNPEQGPEGKFDVIFDPLAFANLLSYMSFMTSAYAAEAGFSFLVGKLGQKVANENVTIKDVGNMPNAYGTRKFDDEGVPTRETTIIENGTFKTFLLNTSLAKKYGTETTANAGLVMPHAWNILLEPGDYTKEELFSEVKKGIYITNVWYTRFQNYVAGDFSTIPRDGIFLVENGELKPIRNIRVSDNFQRILENIAALGKDIHHIHWWEVRNPVFTPYVLVKDVGITRATK
- a CDS encoding MFS transporter translates to MSAVSALGFFLFEVPTGVVADKVSRKTSVLIGMALFSLSVLFLIFLQNFPMLVAYAVLASLGATFVNTAFSFNFSVEFQHRIPSEKRATIVSLDMMFSALFMSAFYVLYGFAVQRLGLNAARLLFALIPLGVGFAFKAAQLLGPLRDPLRLRHLSKE